Proteins encoded by one window of Nitrospirota bacterium:
- a CDS encoding PAS domain S-box protein, with amino-acid sequence MLRQIEAHLISETGNGLALLAADVADKLDQILFERYGDIQLISRSIRVKDSNHAAITQYVNEVKETYLYYRWIGVTDAQGRIVAATDPGDVGQDQSGTEWFRAAREGRSVHLRDVSVSQEANGNRTVGFAAPILGARGEVLGVVATQVGLAELEDVVARTVANFRTQQREDSRVEWQIMDHTGELLADSLLREEGAVNLLRLGLVSAQRSRSDEPGFVEELHDRRGVLVLTGYARLQGYAEFPGFPWSILVRVDRDDTLAPVTRVQRSFGLAGSVVLVPLVGLLVWSIARLRTRWERTQERHRSLLHSLDAIVWESEPCPPFRVTYVNPQVQHLLGYAPEQWVSQQVTWRDIIHPEDFDRVVASYQASVQTGVSCDLICRMRRADGQVIWVKALTTVVQGYRQPVQFHGVIVDVTEQKLSELREAANRAQLAAIIGSAMDAIVAVDADRRIVLFNAAAETIFRCAAADAIGQSLDRFIPERFRALHHAQFAALVRAGSAIPFQRVGRLVTGLRADGEEFSADIALSAVETPEGRRYTAVVRDVTEQVRADRRQRMQFAVTQILAEAASVEDAMPSILKAIGDGCGWAAGAYWRVEAGTRMLSCMTCWHRPGSPTGDFESMTRQCTWAPGIGLPGRVWATGAPVWVPDVGQDDNLPRATVAETANLRACVGIPILQKGAVVGVLEFFSEQIAASDDLLLGALAAIGTQIGLFIERKQADAKAWVLLQAIEAADDAVILTDAQGLITYLNLAAVRMFGYSPQELIGQPASLLYPEAARTEPYAAILTAAQDTGWSGEVTGLRKDESRFPRWLSVSPIRDCEGRTTGLVSVSRDLTSAKLMEAQAWRLERLATLGQLLGGIAHELKNPLFVLTGRLQLLEEKMTLHDEDGAREDLKKIEAAAHRMTAVAERFLSLAKPIPPHQEWCSVEIILGEVLEFLANEFMKNQIRVERVWAEDLPRILSDPSQLHEVFLNLMLNAVHAMVGAHGRGTLTVTTARVTDTEGAASGEERHGEGDRWIEVRIADDGPGVLPEHRAKLFEPFFSTKPPGKGTGLGLWAVRSIMLTLKGTVSYDTEVGRGTTFVVRLPVTSDESPQDAGT; translated from the coding sequence ATGCTCCGCCAGATAGAGGCGCATCTGATATCAGAGACGGGTAACGGACTGGCGCTGCTGGCTGCCGACGTGGCGGACAAGCTCGATCAGATCCTCTTTGAACGATACGGGGATATCCAACTCATCTCCAGATCAATCAGGGTCAAGGACTCCAATCATGCAGCCATAACCCAGTATGTGAACGAGGTGAAGGAAACCTATCTCTACTATCGGTGGATCGGGGTGACGGACGCGCAGGGGCGGATCGTGGCGGCCACGGATCCCGGCGACGTGGGGCAAGACCAAAGTGGGACCGAGTGGTTCCGGGCGGCGCGCGAGGGCCGGAGCGTCCACCTGCGGGATGTCTCGGTCTCCCAAGAGGCGAACGGAAACAGGACCGTGGGGTTCGCCGCGCCGATCCTGGGGGCGCGGGGCGAGGTGCTCGGGGTGGTGGCGACACAAGTCGGGCTCGCCGAGTTGGAAGATGTGGTCGCGCGGACCGTCGCGAATTTTCGGACTCAGCAGCGCGAGGACTCTCGCGTGGAGTGGCAGATCATGGACCACACGGGCGAGCTGCTGGCGGATTCGCTCTTGCGCGAGGAAGGCGCGGTCAACCTTCTGCGCCTCGGCCTCGTGTCAGCGCAGCGGAGCCGTTCGGACGAGCCGGGATTCGTGGAGGAACTCCATGACCGCCGCGGCGTCCTTGTTCTGACGGGCTATGCGCGCCTCCAAGGGTATGCCGAGTTCCCGGGCTTTCCGTGGAGCATCCTTGTGCGGGTGGATCGGGACGACACGTTGGCCCCAGTCACGAGGGTGCAGCGCTCCTTCGGCCTGGCGGGGAGCGTGGTGCTGGTGCCGCTGGTCGGGCTCCTGGTGTGGTCCATCGCCCGCCTGCGGACCCGGTGGGAGCGCACCCAGGAGAGACACCGGAGCCTGTTGCACTCGCTGGACGCGATCGTGTGGGAGAGCGAGCCTTGTCCCCCGTTTCGAGTCACCTACGTAAATCCGCAGGTGCAGCACCTGCTGGGCTACGCCCCGGAGCAGTGGGTGAGCCAGCAGGTGACCTGGCGAGACATCATTCACCCGGAGGATTTCGACCGCGTGGTCGCCTCCTACCAAGCGAGTGTGCAGACAGGCGTCTCGTGCGACCTCATATGCCGGATGCGTCGAGCTGACGGTCAGGTCATCTGGGTCAAGGCTCTGACAACTGTGGTGCAAGGCTACAGACAGCCGGTCCAGTTCCACGGGGTGATCGTGGACGTGACCGAGCAGAAGCTGAGCGAACTGAGAGAGGCGGCAAACCGGGCCCAACTGGCCGCGATCATCGGCTCGGCGATGGACGCGATCGTCGCCGTGGACGCGGATCGGCGGATCGTGCTCTTCAATGCTGCCGCGGAGACGATCTTCCGCTGTGCGGCGGCCGACGCCATCGGGCAGTCGTTGGATCGCTTCATCCCGGAGCGCTTCCGCGCCCTCCATCACGCACAGTTCGCCGCGCTGGTCCGCGCCGGCTCGGCCATACCGTTCCAGCGCGTGGGCCGGCTGGTCACGGGCCTTCGGGCGGACGGGGAGGAGTTTTCCGCGGACATCGCGTTGTCGGCCGTTGAGACCCCGGAGGGGCGGCGCTACACCGCGGTGGTGCGCGACGTGACGGAGCAGGTGCGCGCGGATCGTCGGCAGCGCATGCAATTTGCCGTGACGCAAATCCTGGCCGAGGCCGCGAGCGTGGAGGATGCGATGCCATCCATCCTGAAGGCCATCGGCGATGGTTGTGGGTGGGCTGCCGGCGCGTATTGGCGCGTGGAGGCCGGAACCCGGATGCTGTCGTGCATGACGTGCTGGCACCGGCCAGGGTCTCCCACGGGAGACTTCGAGTCGATGACCAGGCAGTGCACCTGGGCGCCGGGGATCGGGCTGCCCGGCCGGGTCTGGGCCACGGGTGCGCCGGTCTGGGTGCCTGACGTCGGCCAGGATGACAACCTGCCTCGCGCCACGGTGGCCGAGACGGCCAATTTGCGTGCCTGCGTGGGAATCCCGATTCTCCAGAAAGGAGCGGTGGTCGGGGTCCTGGAGTTCTTCAGCGAGCAGATCGCGGCGTCCGACGATCTGTTGCTGGGCGCGCTGGCCGCGATCGGCACCCAAATCGGACTTTTCATCGAGCGCAAGCAGGCTGACGCCAAGGCTTGGGTGCTCTTGCAAGCAATCGAGGCGGCGGACGACGCCGTCATCCTCACCGATGCGCAGGGTCTCATCACTTACCTCAACCTTGCCGCCGTGCGCATGTTCGGCTATTCGCCGCAAGAGCTGATCGGGCAACCGGCGAGCCTCCTTTATCCGGAGGCCGCACGCACCGAACCGTATGCGGCGATCCTGACCGCGGCCCAGGACACCGGCTGGTCCGGCGAAGTGACGGGGTTGCGCAAGGACGAGTCTCGCTTTCCCCGGTGGCTATCGGTTTCCCCGATTCGCGACTGCGAGGGACGCACGACGGGCCTGGTGTCCGTGTCGCGGGATCTCACGTCCGCCAAGTTGATGGAAGCCCAGGCGTGGCGCCTGGAGCGGCTGGCGACGCTGGGCCAACTGTTAGGCGGGATCGCCCATGAGCTGAAGAATCCCCTATTCGTCCTGACCGGCCGGCTCCAGTTGCTCGAGGAAAAAATGACCCTGCACGACGAGGACGGCGCACGGGAGGACCTGAAGAAGATCGAGGCGGCGGCGCACCGGATGACGGCCGTGGCAGAACGGTTTCTGTCGCTGGCCAAGCCCATTCCGCCGCATCAGGAGTGGTGTTCGGTGGAGATCATCCTGGGAGAGGTGTTGGAGTTCCTGGCCAACGAGTTCATGAAGAACCAAATCCGGGTGGAGCGAGTGTGGGCGGAGGACTTACCCCGGATCCTGTCGGACCCAAGCCAGCTCCACGAAGTGTTTTTGAACCTGATGCTTAATGCCGTCCATGCGATGGTGGGGGCGCACGGGCGGGGCACGTTGACGGTCACGACGGCGCGGGTGACCGACACGGAGGGCGCCGCGTCGGGGGAAGAACGACACGGCGAGGGGGACCGATGGATTGAGGTGCGCATCGCCGACGACGGACCGGGTGTCCTGCCGGAACATCGGGCCAAGCTTTTCGAGCCGTTCTTCAGCACGAAACCGCCGGGCAAGGGGACCGGCCTCGGACTCTGGGCCGTGAGGTCCATCATGCTGACGCTCAAGGGGACGGTCTCGTATGACACGGAGGTTGGCCGTGGCACGACGTTTGTCGTCCGGCTGCCGGTCACATCAGACGAATCACCGCAGGACGCGGGCACCTGA
- a CDS encoding sigma-54 dependent transcriptional regulator, translated as MSVTVAPRMVTGQWNTSLAMANERILITDDDPEIRDMLAEYLRAEGYGPVTAGCAKEALAHLANHPPDVVLLDVRLPDANGMELLKESFIPELGYHRVIMLSAYGTRQEVEDAIVAGAYDYLSKPLSLPRVKMAVRNCVHLQELEQKLDEASGGVPPVPVRKLVGTSPALLAVLEQIRQVAPFDVPVMLLGENGTGKELAARAIHALSPRGRGPFILMDCGALPETLVEAEIFGHERGAFSGAVQARPGRFERADKGTLFLDEIGNVPLAVQPKLLRVLESDEVERLGGAQSVRTDVRVISATNADVDRMVAEESFRRDLYHCLNTVTIRMPTLRERKEDIPLLVHYALMTASRTYKKDVRTVSPAAMSLLETYPWPGNVRELQNCVRAAVIMADRVVEPEHLPPPVRNPAAQPGRGPVLGLRLGETLAEIGRQAAETAQRAAILQTLEETRWNKTETAKRLRVDYKTLYVKMRLYGLQKRGPRLVEKPVR; from the coding sequence GTGTCCGTCACCGTGGCGCCCCGCATGGTGACCGGTCAGTGGAACACGAGCCTGGCGATGGCGAACGAGCGTATTCTGATCACGGACGATGATCCGGAGATTCGAGACATGCTGGCCGAATATCTCCGGGCGGAAGGCTATGGCCCCGTCACGGCGGGGTGTGCCAAGGAGGCGCTGGCCCACCTCGCAAACCATCCCCCTGACGTCGTGCTCCTGGACGTCCGGCTCCCCGATGCAAACGGGATGGAGCTGCTCAAGGAGTCCTTCATTCCGGAACTCGGCTACCACCGAGTGATCATGCTCTCGGCCTACGGCACCCGACAGGAAGTCGAGGACGCCATCGTGGCCGGGGCCTACGACTACTTGAGCAAACCCCTGTCCTTGCCGCGGGTCAAGATGGCCGTCCGGAACTGTGTGCATCTCCAGGAGCTGGAACAGAAGCTGGACGAGGCCAGCGGCGGAGTTCCGCCGGTCCCCGTCCGCAAGTTGGTGGGCACGAGCCCGGCTCTCCTGGCTGTGCTGGAGCAGATCCGGCAGGTGGCGCCCTTCGACGTGCCCGTGATGCTCTTGGGAGAAAACGGCACGGGCAAGGAGTTGGCCGCCCGTGCAATCCACGCCCTCAGTCCCCGCGGACGCGGCCCCTTCATCCTGATGGACTGTGGGGCCTTGCCCGAGACCCTGGTGGAAGCGGAGATCTTCGGCCACGAGCGCGGGGCCTTTTCAGGTGCCGTGCAGGCCAGGCCGGGCCGATTCGAGCGCGCCGACAAGGGCACCCTGTTCCTCGACGAGATCGGCAACGTCCCGCTTGCCGTCCAGCCCAAATTGCTCCGCGTCCTGGAGTCCGACGAAGTGGAACGGCTGGGAGGGGCGCAGTCGGTCCGCACGGACGTGCGGGTCATCTCCGCGACCAATGCGGATGTGGACCGGATGGTGGCGGAGGAGTCCTTTCGGCGCGACCTCTACCATTGTCTCAACACCGTCACGATCCGGATGCCGACCCTGCGAGAGCGAAAGGAGGACATCCCGCTCCTGGTGCACTATGCGCTGATGACGGCCAGCCGCACCTATAAGAAGGACGTGCGCACCGTGAGCCCCGCCGCCATGAGTCTGTTGGAGACCTACCCGTGGCCGGGCAATGTGCGGGAACTGCAGAATTGCGTGCGGGCGGCGGTCATCATGGCGGACCGGGTCGTCGAGCCGGAGCATCTGCCGCCGCCCGTCAGGAACCCAGCCGCGCAACCGGGCCGCGGACCGGTGCTCGGACTCCGGCTAGGCGAGACGCTGGCCGAAATCGGGCGGCAGGCGGCGGAGACGGCGCAACGGGCGGCCATCCTCCAGACCCTGGAGGAGACCAGATGGAACAAGACGGAAACCGCGAAGCGTCTGCGCGTGGACTATAAGACCCTGTATGTGAAAATGCGCCTCTATGGCCTACAGAAGAGGGGTCCACGGCTCGTGGAGAAGCCTGTTCGGTAG
- a CDS encoding helix-turn-helix transcriptional regulator: MTRASVTKGSGNVFRDLGFSEEKSAELILKSSLLQALQDAIRGCGGTQAEIATRLGVDQAKVSKLLAGQMSGFSVERFVHFLSLLGQDVEIAIRQAPRGRRYGTVRARTSKRRGKSPVTVGH, from the coding sequence ATGACACGTGCCTCCGTCACGAAAGGCAGCGGCAATGTATTCCGTGACCTGGGCTTTTCGGAAGAGAAGTCGGCTGAATTGATCTTGAAAAGCAGCTTGCTCCAGGCCCTACAAGACGCGATCAGAGGATGCGGAGGGACGCAGGCGGAGATCGCAACGAGGCTCGGCGTTGACCAGGCAAAGGTGTCTAAATTGCTGGCGGGGCAGATGTCCGGCTTCTCGGTTGAACGGTTCGTTCATTTTCTCTCATTGCTGGGCCAGGATGTCGAGATTGCGATCCGCCAGGCTCCGCGTGGGCGGCGGTACGGCACGGTCCGGGCTCGAACCAGCAAGCGGCGCGGCAAGTCCCCGGTTACCGTAGGTCATTGA
- a CDS encoding helix-turn-helix transcriptional regulator, with protein sequence MRVAELRRRRGWTQEGLGEKAGMHPTYIGGIERGERNLSLVNLEKIAKAFDMPLGAFLSGEPEGIVAARVEPPPPAQPADFDLLFLSYLQFFRTHCLNCDALATFRAKSRVLTTPSPSKHPSV encoded by the coding sequence ATGCGGGTCGCTGAATTACGGCGTCGTCGTGGCTGGACACAGGAGGGCCTCGGGGAGAAAGCGGGGATGCATCCTACCTATATCGGCGGGATTGAACGCGGCGAGCGCAATCTTTCCCTGGTCAACCTGGAGAAGATCGCGAAGGCTTTCGACATGCCGCTGGGAGCATTCCTCTCAGGTGAGCCGGAAGGAATTGTCGCGGCGAGAGTGGAACCTCCCCCGCCCGCCCAGCCAGCCGATTTCGATCTGCTCTTCCTCAGCTATCTGCAATTCTTTCGCACGCATTGTCTCAACTGCGATGCATTAGCCACCTTTCGGGCGAAAAGCAGGGTACTGACAACCCCATCGCCGTCCAAACACCCCTCTGTATAG
- a CDS encoding sigma 54-interacting transcriptional regulator produces MESGMTLIASPPHAILAWSEPTTVASDQDLLGTSPPMRTLRRLLRQVAPYDVPVLLEGEEGTGKRLVAEVIHGRSSYRGGPFVLLDCTAVATMRLPFELFGCAAGICGCLPQGCPGLLELAQGGTLFLRHVEALPSWAQARLLQVLETGTVERLGATDGVTAHVRIIAAITTGVGTQDKPAAAERLRADLGERLSGGVVLNVPPLRERGRDVLLLSQHFLRQANRETDRDVRGFSKEARIVLARYSWPGNLRELQRCVQWAVTKAGRQVTADHLPRRVCAGGWPARARPPFGTARHDGFLAQRGH; encoded by the coding sequence ATGGAATCGGGCATGACCCTGATCGCTTCGCCTCCGCATGCGATTCTGGCCTGGTCCGAGCCGACCACCGTGGCCAGCGATCAGGACCTCCTCGGCACGAGTCCGCCGATGCGGACGCTCCGGCGCCTCCTCCGCCAAGTGGCTCCCTACGATGTGCCCGTGCTCCTGGAGGGGGAGGAGGGGACGGGGAAGCGCCTGGTGGCTGAAGTGATCCACGGGCGCAGTTCCTACCGGGGCGGCCCATTCGTCCTGCTGGATTGCACGGCGGTCGCGACGATGAGGCTCCCCTTTGAACTCTTCGGCTGTGCGGCCGGAATCTGTGGCTGCCTGCCGCAGGGCTGTCCGGGCCTCTTGGAGTTGGCGCAGGGCGGGACCCTGTTCCTGCGGCATGTCGAAGCCTTGCCGTCCTGGGCGCAGGCCCGGCTGCTGCAGGTGCTGGAGACCGGCACGGTGGAGCGGCTTGGCGCGACCGACGGGGTTACCGCCCACGTCCGGATCATTGCGGCCATCACGACGGGTGTCGGCACGCAAGACAAGCCGGCCGCCGCAGAGCGCTTACGGGCCGACCTGGGCGAGCGCTTGAGTGGGGGAGTCGTCTTGAACGTACCGCCGTTGCGGGAGCGCGGGCGGGATGTGCTCCTGCTGAGCCAACATTTTCTGAGGCAGGCCAATCGGGAGACGGATCGAGACGTCCGGGGTTTCAGCAAGGAGGCGAGGATCGTGCTGGCGCGGTACTCCTGGCCAGGCAATCTCCGCGAGTTGCAACGATGCGTCCAGTGGGCCGTCACGAAGGCAGGCCGACAGGTGACCGCCGATCATCTCCCGCGCCGTGTCTGTGCTGGCGGGTGGCCGGCGCGTGCGCGTCCGCCTTTCGGAACGGCTCGGCACGATGGGTTCCTGGCTCAGAGGGGACACTGA
- a CDS encoding IS1595 family transposase produces MTRQNRYVHRAHVSARQFRALVRLFALDLEATKVAVLTGLNRNTVNRYFMALRQRIARACEQEAPLRGTVEVDESYFGPRRVKGNRGRGAGCKTIVFGIFKRNGKVYTEIVPDAKKRTLQAILRGKVARRSIIHSDGWRGYDGLVDVGYRKHHRVHHADNVFALGSGIHINGIESFWGTAKTRLAKRRGIRPHLFYLHLKECEFRFNYRHGNLYNKLLEMLRQDPLN; encoded by the coding sequence ATGACGCGGCAAAATCGATACGTGCATCGTGCCCATGTTTCTGCGCGCCAATTTCGGGCCCTCGTCCGCCTCTTCGCCCTGGATCTGGAGGCTACGAAAGTGGCGGTGCTGACCGGCCTCAACCGGAACACGGTCAATCGGTACTTCATGGCCCTCCGGCAGCGGATCGCCCGAGCCTGTGAACAGGAAGCTCCGTTGCGCGGGACCGTGGAGGTCGATGAATCGTACTTCGGGCCACGCCGCGTGAAGGGGAACCGGGGCCGGGGGGCGGGCTGCAAAACGATCGTGTTCGGCATCTTCAAACGCAACGGCAAGGTCTACACGGAGATCGTCCCCGATGCGAAAAAGCGCACCCTGCAAGCCATTCTGCGCGGCAAGGTCGCACGCCGTAGCATCATCCATTCGGACGGCTGGCGGGGCTATGATGGGCTGGTGGATGTCGGGTACCGCAAACACCATCGTGTTCATCACGCCGACAATGTGTTCGCGCTCGGGTCCGGCATTCACATTAACGGCATTGAGAGTTTTTGGGGAACCGCAAAGACGCGGTTGGCCAAACGACGGGGTATCCGGCCCCACCTCTTTTACCTGCATCTGAAGGAGTGTGAATTCCGGTTCAATTATCGCCATGGCAACCTGTATAACAAACTCCTGGAGATGCTCAGACAAGACCCGCTAAACTAG
- a CDS encoding TraM recognition domain-containing protein codes for MMRGNGRPGHGGSDPLATLKELGAQLPLTLGKTDRTALGFGVNLDDPDQEGFISIRDAERSGHFGCFGTTRVGKTRLVENIIEQDIAKGYSVIVFDPKGDAELFSRMVQVAAQTGRLDDLMMLTPVFPDYSVQINPLASYYMQDELVNHIVSGIKAKEDYFIAIATEVSQVVVAGLILIARKNGRPPNLSFESIKERISYEDLKKLRDELAMYRPESDRICASIDAITGTISTADFFGKVSSSLRTMLSALTFGATGQVIGYAQENELIARLESGRPAIVFVNTGSMLTRRTSHIIGKVLLSMIQSLVGRVFASGRKLTPPLCLHLDEGHNLLYQDIQELFSKGGGANCWVHFYSQSMAQIEEAIGPAAAQSVMDNINTWVYMLVNHPDTAKYVEQSSPQVKRRKGVVALGGGVTSQSTEVPQIQAFQVLQLPKRWFYLRSYGRLFKGRTLDTNPLWVRVRFPRLDAQERAEPTEDQAGTEQGDGRG; via the coding sequence ATGATGAGAGGGAATGGACGGCCTGGGCATGGAGGATCGGACCCGCTCGCCACTCTTAAAGAGCTCGGCGCCCAGCTGCCATTGACCCTTGGCAAAACGGATCGGACAGCGCTGGGCTTTGGCGTCAATCTCGACGATCCGGACCAAGAGGGGTTTATCTCGATTCGGGACGCAGAACGGAGCGGCCATTTCGGGTGCTTTGGAACCACTCGCGTCGGGAAGACCCGGCTCGTGGAAAACATCATCGAACAGGACATCGCCAAAGGGTACTCCGTGATCGTCTTCGATCCGAAAGGCGACGCGGAGTTGTTCAGCCGCATGGTCCAGGTCGCGGCGCAAACCGGCCGTCTCGACGATCTGATGATGCTGACCCCTGTGTTTCCGGACTATTCGGTGCAAATCAATCCCCTGGCGTCCTATTACATGCAGGACGAGCTCGTCAATCACATCGTCAGCGGGATCAAGGCCAAGGAAGACTACTTTATCGCGATCGCAACGGAGGTGTCGCAGGTCGTCGTGGCCGGCCTGATCCTGATCGCCCGGAAAAATGGGAGACCGCCCAACCTCTCGTTCGAATCGATCAAGGAACGGATCAGCTATGAAGACTTGAAGAAGCTCCGGGACGAATTAGCGATGTACCGTCCGGAGTCCGACCGGATCTGCGCCTCCATCGACGCCATTACCGGGACGATCAGCACGGCGGACTTCTTCGGCAAGGTCTCCTCATCGCTCCGCACCATGCTCTCGGCCTTGACGTTTGGGGCGACCGGGCAAGTCATCGGCTATGCCCAGGAGAACGAACTGATTGCCCGGCTGGAATCCGGCCGGCCGGCCATCGTCTTCGTGAACACCGGCTCCATGCTCACCCGCCGGACCTCCCATATTATCGGCAAGGTCCTCCTCTCGATGATCCAGAGCTTGGTCGGCCGAGTGTTCGCCTCTGGCCGCAAACTCACCCCGCCGCTCTGCTTGCATCTGGACGAGGGACACAATCTACTCTATCAGGACATTCAAGAACTGTTCTCTAAGGGCGGTGGGGCGAACTGCTGGGTACATTTCTATTCTCAGTCGATGGCGCAGATCGAGGAGGCGATCGGGCCGGCCGCGGCCCAATCCGTGATGGACAACATCAATACCTGGGTGTACATGCTCGTCAACCATCCCGATACGGCAAAATACGTCGAACAATCATCCCCTCAGGTCAAGAGACGGAAAGGGGTGGTGGCGTTGGGGGGTGGGGTGACCAGTCAATCCACAGAGGTTCCCCAGATCCAGGCGTTTCAGGTCCTGCAGCTGCCGAAACGCTGGTTCTATCTTCGGTCCTATGGGCGTCTCTTCAAGGGGAGGACGCTCGATACCAATCCGCTTTGGGTGCGGGTGCGGTTTCCGAGGTTGGACGCCCAGGAACGAGCGGAGCCGACCGAGGACCAGGCCGGCACCGAACAAGGTGATGGGCGAGGATAG
- a CDS encoding PAS domain S-box protein: MPELPLLEWAGEGIIGFDGHGSFTFLNQAAMELLGYRLEEVLGADHHSLIHCHLPDGTEYPLDACPLLRILRDGTPCSVDDEVFWRRDGSAFPVEYSGHPVRDHEGRVTGAVVIFRDITARKNAEAELIRFLRRYETLLSSLDAIVWEADPTSFAMTYASAAYERLLGYPREPWLHHRLSWEDLIHPDDLGDTLRIRRQVVTTRRSRVAEYRMRAANGRVLRVRDYISAVKEGGRTVKMTGVIVEVTEPTRWRRGIKVRG; encoded by the coding sequence ATGCCTGAATTGCCTCTACTCGAATGGGCTGGGGAAGGGATCATTGGCTTTGACGGCCACGGGTCCTTTACATTCCTCAATCAAGCGGCAATGGAGCTGCTGGGATATCGGCTGGAGGAAGTTCTCGGAGCTGACCATCATTCCCTTATCCACTGTCACTTGCCCGATGGGACGGAGTATCCGCTCGATGCCTGTCCGTTGCTCCGGATCCTCCGGGACGGCACGCCCTGCTCTGTCGATGACGAAGTCTTCTGGCGGCGTGACGGATCTGCGTTTCCCGTTGAATACAGCGGGCATCCTGTTCGCGACCACGAGGGGCGAGTCACCGGCGCCGTGGTCATCTTCCGGGACATTACCGCTCGCAAGAACGCAGAGGCCGAGCTCATTCGCTTCTTGCGGCGGTACGAAACCCTTCTGTCCTCTCTGGACGCCATCGTCTGGGAGGCTGACCCCACATCCTTCGCGATGACCTACGCGAGTGCGGCATATGAACGGCTTCTTGGATATCCGAGGGAGCCGTGGCTGCATCACCGGTTGTCGTGGGAGGACCTGATCCATCCGGACGATCTTGGCGACACGTTGCGAATACGGAGACAGGTGGTGACGACGAGGCGAAGCCGCGTTGCGGAGTATCGCATGCGGGCGGCCAACGGTCGGGTGCTCCGGGTCCGCGACTACATCAGCGCCGTCAAAGAGGGCGGCCGTACAGTGAAGATGACGGGCGTCATCGTGGAGGTGACTGAACCGACGCGATGGCGACGAGGGATCAAGGTCCGAGGGTAG